From the Paenibacillus sp. FSL H8-0548 genome, one window contains:
- a CDS encoding immunoglobulin-like domain-containing protein, translating to MRRRGLCVWLAIVLLLNVVSISMQTVTFADAGVPAVRVNAALNKTVQVSSEYAQDGWGKEKLVNGTTIGTAGDMGWTSSVKTTSTEEWALIDLAQGYAVDQVVLWPRNDSGMNKGVAFPIDFKIEVSLDKADWQTVVDKTNYSNPSTAAAQIFDFSPVSNVRYVRVTGTKLVMDDHNEYAMQLAEMQVFGVLEGPAVIQPELGLDYKYLNYREDFEQGVPASWTINGSSHKIVDNQLQLESSLGYYTGKEFGDFKYVTEGTYVLGSDTSVVFRAKDANNYYQTNMSTVGGGINLYKNVGGVFTQIGESASFMPVVGKPIRMTLIAEGNKISFTVDDGSGSKTINATDNTYTSGYVGLRTFNSIVNYNYAKVYEKTELPNTDQDNIQIGVFWPPTKAFVNSTQYDYLADAKVDMIMNVDSTDLQELETNKQMLRLAAERGMKVQVSDTRFKNTAWMTDAAVKAIVEDYDGRPGLAGYYVKDEPQVSEYDAYAATYNKFLQYDPDAIPFANMLGGADFNKWVSSVGADNLKYLAYDDYPFLVGGGYRPTHFQVMEIIRKIGISNNLKTARFLQSLGWQGVYKKPTENDMRFDAYTSLAYGFKALYWFTWWTPTGQQESFTDSVIDKDGNKTATFDQVKQINTEIKALGSTLAKLTAKTVYHSGVMPSGGVAVPSDFLWKPNAASDDLLISMLVNEQTGRSYIMAVNKSLTQSKDFTFNIDKKIGEIKEISKATGSEVVSSSYNAETGKLTDTFLAGEGRLYALPADYRIYDPFGAKLESEDGVTDKIMLEWNPMLDQAGIEAPTYHVTIAQDPTFTEIVAEQEIIGNRYEIDLSLYKYYHVKLSGKTASGDLILNSNGILPIQLKEVQNLAYSESFDQDKAGWTTAAGTVALTNGKLRMGTAAGDNSVAYYNAKNFTDFTYELTLVYESGSDTSMLFRYKDINNYYQTNISTHSTAGVMSLYKNVNGTFTQIGNAVPFSAEIGKTYKQTVVIKGNKITFMLDNGTQVRTITATDSAFTEGYIGVRAFHSVVNYDDISVYVQPEGEQDAIDAAKALFLSNISAVTGDLTLPAAGANATTITWLSSNGTYISNDGTLLNRPSIEQGDAALTLTATVTKGASSVNKMFNVTVKAEAGEVIDPNIAAVDEALAALTLGDTSGETGDISLPATGMNDTVVTWLSSNDAYLGNDGKLIARPSSEAGDVALTLTATISKGEVSKTKVFSVTVKAEAGEVIDPNIAAVDEALAALTLGDTSGVTGNISLPTTGMNDTVVTWLSSNDAYLGNDGKLIARPSAEAGDVALTLTATISKGAVSKTKVFNVTIKAEAASGNNGGGNTGGGVVTPTPTPEAANTQTVSSAQLKENNGTIIMQMGKHTLSLPIDTAELLQNHDLTVQTGQAAVVIPSSVLKALQAQAVQELRDAASIIVKVIPAPLSAVIGDSSLHAGETVYDLDLYVVNKEGKETRLASFAEAIRIELPYETSQNTNLIGIYYYNETSRNWEYVGGEVNAAKGMISVEVRHFSSYAVMAYDKQFTDLPSTHWASPAIKALAAKYVVSGVDESHFQPNRLTTRAEFTAMLVRALQLKAVTELAPFKDVASNAWYSESVQAAYAAGLIQGKAADQFAPQAQITREEMAALLIRASLYASQNRASDHAGLDSYQDHDKVSSWAAEAVDKAIQTGLMKGKKAGYFNPSDKVTRSETAQAIWNLLQQ from the coding sequence ATGCGAAGAAGAGGATTGTGTGTGTGGTTAGCGATTGTCTTATTGTTGAATGTTGTTTCTATATCGATGCAAACGGTTACATTTGCGGATGCGGGGGTACCCGCTGTACGGGTGAATGCTGCGCTTAACAAAACCGTTCAGGTTTCTTCTGAATATGCGCAGGATGGCTGGGGAAAGGAGAAGCTTGTTAACGGTACTACAATTGGCACTGCCGGTGATATGGGCTGGACTAGTAGTGTAAAGACTACGAGTACCGAAGAGTGGGCTTTGATTGATCTGGCTCAAGGATATGCCGTCGATCAAGTCGTACTATGGCCTCGCAATGACAGTGGAATGAACAAAGGGGTAGCTTTCCCGATCGACTTTAAAATCGAAGTTTCGCTTGATAAGGCAGATTGGCAGACCGTTGTGGATAAAACCAATTATTCAAACCCAAGTACCGCTGCAGCGCAAATATTTGATTTTTCGCCTGTTTCTAATGTTCGCTATGTAAGAGTAACTGGAACCAAGCTAGTTATGGACGACCATAATGAATATGCCATGCAATTGGCTGAAATGCAGGTTTTTGGTGTTCTTGAGGGACCAGCTGTGATCCAACCAGAGCTTGGACTTGATTATAAGTATCTCAACTACCGGGAGGACTTTGAACAGGGGGTACCGGCAAGTTGGACGATTAACGGATCTAGTCATAAAATCGTGGATAATCAACTTCAGCTAGAATCCTCACTCGGTTATTACACTGGGAAAGAGTTTGGTGATTTCAAATATGTGACGGAAGGGACCTATGTCTTAGGCAGTGATACAAGCGTTGTTTTCCGAGCTAAAGATGCGAATAACTACTATCAAACGAACATGAGCACTGTAGGGGGCGGAATTAATCTATACAAAAATGTGGGTGGTGTTTTCACTCAAATTGGCGAATCTGCTAGCTTTATGCCTGTAGTGGGGAAACCAATCCGCATGACGTTAATTGCGGAAGGAAATAAGATCAGCTTCACCGTTGACGATGGCAGCGGCTCGAAGACGATTAATGCGACGGATAACACTTATACTAGCGGATACGTAGGTTTGAGAACATTTAATTCCATTGTCAATTATAATTATGCAAAGGTTTATGAGAAGACGGAGCTGCCGAATACTGACCAAGACAATATCCAGATCGGGGTTTTCTGGCCGCCTACTAAAGCTTTTGTGAATTCAACGCAATATGACTACTTGGCTGATGCCAAGGTTGACATGATCATGAATGTCGATTCCACTGACCTTCAGGAATTAGAGACGAATAAACAGATGCTGCGGCTCGCTGCCGAGCGGGGAATGAAGGTTCAAGTATCGGATACCCGATTTAAAAATACAGCATGGATGACGGATGCAGCTGTCAAGGCAATCGTTGAAGACTATGATGGTCGACCGGGTTTGGCTGGATACTACGTGAAGGATGAGCCTCAAGTGTCTGAGTACGATGCCTACGCGGCGACGTACAACAAATTTCTGCAATATGATCCGGATGCGATTCCGTTCGCGAATATGCTGGGCGGGGCTGACTTTAACAAATGGGTGAGTTCTGTTGGGGCAGATAATTTGAAATATCTTGCCTATGATGATTATCCATTCCTTGTAGGTGGAGGGTATAGGCCTACGCATTTTCAGGTAATGGAAATTATAAGGAAAATCGGAATTTCCAACAATCTTAAGACTGCACGTTTTTTGCAATCCCTTGGATGGCAAGGTGTATATAAAAAACCTACTGAGAACGATATGAGATTCGATGCTTATACGAGTCTTGCCTACGGGTTTAAGGCGCTCTACTGGTTCACTTGGTGGACACCAACAGGGCAGCAGGAATCGTTCACCGATTCGGTTATTGATAAAGATGGGAATAAGACAGCTACCTTTGATCAGGTGAAACAAATTAATACGGAAATCAAAGCGCTTGGCAGCACATTGGCTAAGCTGACAGCCAAAACCGTGTATCATTCGGGCGTTATGCCATCTGGTGGCGTGGCTGTACCAAGTGATTTCTTATGGAAACCTAATGCTGCAAGTGATGATCTGCTTATTTCAATGCTAGTTAATGAGCAAACAGGCCGTTCATATATTATGGCTGTGAATAAATCACTTACACAATCCAAAGATTTCACCTTTAATATCGATAAGAAAATTGGAGAAATTAAGGAAATTTCCAAAGCAACCGGCTCTGAAGTCGTTAGTTCTTCTTATAACGCTGAGACCGGTAAATTAACGGATACCTTCCTAGCCGGAGAAGGCAGGCTCTATGCGCTTCCTGCGGATTATAGAATCTATGATCCCTTCGGTGCTAAGCTGGAGTCAGAGGACGGGGTAACGGATAAGATCATGCTTGAATGGAATCCAATGCTAGATCAAGCTGGCATTGAAGCACCGACCTATCATGTTACCATCGCACAAGACCCTACTTTTACTGAGATTGTAGCAGAGCAAGAAATAATCGGAAATCGTTATGAAATAGATTTAAGCTTGTATAAATATTATCATGTGAAATTATCAGGCAAAACCGCGAGCGGCGATTTGATTCTGAACAGTAATGGCATTTTGCCTATCCAATTGAAGGAGGTTCAAAATCTTGCATACAGTGAATCATTCGATCAAGATAAAGCCGGTTGGACTACGGCAGCGGGAACAGTTGCGTTAACGAATGGGAAACTGCGTATGGGGACTGCAGCAGGGGACAATTCAGTAGCTTACTATAACGCTAAGAACTTCACGGATTTCACCTACGAATTGACGCTCGTTTACGAAAGTGGATCAGATACGAGTATGCTTTTCCGGTATAAAGACATCAATAACTACTATCAGACCAATATCAGCACGCATTCTACTGCAGGTGTAATGAGCTTGTATAAAAACGTGAATGGGACGTTTACCCAAATTGGGAATGCGGTTCCCTTCTCAGCGGAGATAGGGAAAACCTACAAGCAAACGGTGGTTATCAAGGGGAATAAAATTACGTTCATGTTGGATAACGGGACCCAAGTCAGAACGATCACAGCTACGGATAGTGCATTCACCGAGGGTTATATTGGTGTGAGAGCGTTTCATTCGGTTGTGAACTATGATGATATTAGTGTATATGTTCAGCCGGAGGGTGAACAGGATGCGATCGATGCGGCAAAAGCATTGTTTCTCAGCAACATCAGTGCAGTGACTGGTGATCTTACTCTGCCAGCTGCGGGTGCGAACGCAACGACAATTACTTGGTTGAGCTCGAATGGCACATATATTAGTAATGATGGGACACTATTGAACCGTCCATCGATCGAGCAAGGTGATGCAGCATTGACCTTGACCGCAACGGTAACTAAAGGCGCAAGCAGTGTCAACAAAATGTTCAATGTAACGGTTAAAGCGGAAGCGGGAGAAGTGATCGACCCGAATATAGCGGCAGTGGATGAAGCACTTGCGGCGCTGACACTGGGCGATACAAGCGGAGAAACGGGAGATATCAGCTTGCCTGCAACAGGTATGAACGATACCGTTGTCACTTGGTTGAGCTCGAATGACGCTTATCTCGGCAATGATGGGAAGCTGATTGCTCGGCCGTCTTCCGAAGCAGGTGATGTGGCGCTGACGCTTACAGCGACGATATCCAAAGGCGAAGTCAGCAAGACGAAAGTATTTAGTGTAACGGTTAAAGCGGAAGCGGGAGAAGTGATCGACCCGAATATAGCAGCAGTGGATGAAGCACTTGCGGCGCTGACACTGGGCGATACAAGCGGAGTAACGGGAAATATCAGCTTGCCTACAACAGGTATGAACGATACCGTTGTCACTTGGTTGAGCTCGAATGACGCTTATCTCGGCAATGATGGGAAGCTGATTGCTCGACCGTCTGCCGAAGCAGGTGATGTGGCGCTGACGCTTACAGCGACGATATCCAAAGGCGCAGTCAGCAAGACGAAAGTATTTAATGTAACGATTAAAGCGGAGGCTGCCAGCGGCAACAATGGAGGTGGCAATACAGGCGGTGGTGTTGTGACGCCAACTCCGACTCCGGAGGCTGCGAATACGCAGACGGTATCAAGTGCGCAATTGAAAGAAAATAACGGTACGATTATAATGCAAATGGGCAAGCATACACTGTCCCTGCCAATCGATACAGCAGAATTGCTTCAGAACCATGATTTAACGGTACAAACAGGTCAAGCAGCTGTAGTCATTCCTTCCAGCGTGTTAAAGGCGTTACAGGCACAAGCCGTACAAGAATTACGAGATGCAGCCTCTATTATCGTGAAGGTTATACCTGCACCGTTGTCGGCAGTCATTGGAGATTCGTCGTTGCATGCAGGAGAAACGGTATACGATCTTGACCTATATGTAGTGAATAAGGAAGGCAAGGAAACGCGGTTGGCTTCCTTTGCAGAAGCTATTCGTATTGAGCTTCCTTATGAGACTTCACAGAATACAAATCTGATCGGTATATATTATTATAATGAAACAAGTCGTAATTGGGAGTATGTCGGAGGCGAGGTGAATGCAGCAAAAGGAATGATATCTGTAGAGGTTCGTCATTTCAGCAGCTATGCGGTCATGGCGTACGATAAACAATTTACGGATCTCCCTTCGACGCATTGGGCTTCACCTGCGATTAAAGCATTAGCAGCGAAATATGTGGTTTCAGGTGTGGATGAGAGTCACTTCCAGCCTAATAGACTTACAACACGGGCGGAATTTACAGCGATGCTCGTTCGAGCTTTACAATTGAAGGCCGTGACAGAATTGGCTCCATTCAAGGATGTCGCATCGAATGCTTGGTATTCAGAATCTGTCCAAGCGGCTTATGCAGCAGGACTGATTCAAGGGAAAGCTGCGGACCAGTTTGCTCCTCAGGCTCAGATCACGCGTGAAGAGATGGCGGCTTTGCTCATTAGAGCATCGTTGTATGCGAGTCAGAATAGAGCATCCGATCACGCTGGGCTTGATAGCTATCAAGATCATGACAAAGTATCAAGCTGGGCGGCCGAAGCTGTGGACAAAGCCATTCAAACCGGACTCATGAAGGGCAAGAAAGCAGGTTATTTCAATCCCTCAGACAAGGTGACACGCTCAGAAACGGCTCAAGCTATCTGGAATTTGTTGCAGCAATAA
- a CDS encoding CotH kinase family protein: MLKRRFTPLLIMLLCLSMLNIPLGSAAGNKNENESFGKHWAVDALEKWNDQGILRVGLDATINPDKEMTRGEFIALINFVFNYIAVDYTRFTDVPSSAWYREDVAKAAAAGYMKGVWNKQGQLEARAEQKVSRQEAAAIIYRAFGFDADLDDAPSTTTLNQFIDSQEIAHYAKPAMALLVNEGYLSGYQDGQIKPKRLITLAEAITILDRVSGYILNEQGIFTGIFTGNLVVNRMGISLKNATILGDLYLGEGIEAGGVTLSNIVVKGNVYVRGGGENSILIDSATISGKVIDVVGDGRVRVVIRDSLTPDIPEVLPAPPPSSGGNSGDGDTGGSTGGNNSGGNGGDSGNAGGDNQGEIQDQLDRTDVANAKEALTLEGLAQVVSNLSLPANGANGTTIVWSSDKPNMISSSGIINRPAFDQANGVVTLTAVITKGIAAATKIFTATVLAKEEMKLNGLTIGGYAAKIDAPSRNITLLVPNSTNLNTVQMDYTISGEKLMLGSSSLTSGQAVRLEETQQLTVIGEASETVIYTLTIRKVDKLINTGLPTIVIETAAPVVDKENKINGTMLIQDGSSDPYGTGLFIGDITMKGRGNFTWGQPKKPYAIELLKDAQLLDLPKDDEWVLLANYADKSLMRNFIAFEFARLLGMDYSPRARFVDVYINGIYQGNYNLTEKIKISNDRVAINKIEETDVSGDALTGGYLIEKDYRDRLDADDVFFETTLVNGGNVFAIKGPKKKKIQPKQIAYIQQYFQEAENALYGASFTDPVEGYAKYFDVDSIIDWYLVNELYKNIDAAFGTSVFLHKDKNGKLKMGPVWDFDVGAGNVEDRGGDNPVGYYVKNGLWLSRFFEDPAFRLRLAERWKEVRNNQMVQLFSLIEETGAALERSQQENFKKWDILGKYFYPNPPGWQQRITYQSEVDYFTNWLEARANWFDQEFVQI, encoded by the coding sequence ATGTTGAAACGACGGTTTACCCCGTTATTGATCATGCTCTTATGTCTTAGTATGTTGAATATTCCTTTGGGATCAGCAGCAGGAAATAAGAATGAGAATGAGAGCTTCGGGAAACATTGGGCAGTTGATGCGTTAGAGAAATGGAACGATCAAGGTATATTGAGAGTCGGTTTAGACGCCACGATTAACCCGGATAAGGAAATGACGAGAGGTGAGTTCATTGCCTTAATTAATTTTGTGTTTAATTATATAGCTGTAGATTACACAAGGTTTACTGACGTGCCAAGCTCTGCTTGGTATAGAGAAGATGTAGCTAAGGCTGCGGCTGCCGGTTATATGAAGGGGGTATGGAATAAGCAGGGGCAGTTGGAAGCGAGGGCGGAGCAGAAGGTGAGCCGGCAGGAGGCCGCTGCGATTATTTATCGGGCGTTTGGCTTTGACGCTGATCTGGATGATGCACCCTCCACTACTACTTTGAACCAGTTTATAGATTCACAAGAAATAGCGCATTATGCGAAGCCAGCAATGGCTTTATTGGTGAACGAAGGATATCTCTCAGGTTATCAGGACGGGCAAATAAAACCTAAGAGACTGATTACATTAGCTGAGGCGATTACGATATTAGATCGTGTATCTGGTTATATTTTGAATGAGCAAGGTATATTTACGGGCATTTTCACTGGCAATTTGGTTGTGAATAGGATGGGTATAAGCTTGAAAAATGCGACCATCCTAGGAGATTTATATTTGGGTGAGGGGATTGAGGCAGGAGGGGTAACTCTCTCGAATATTGTTGTCAAAGGGAATGTGTATGTTAGAGGCGGTGGGGAAAATAGTATTCTCATCGATAGCGCCACAATTAGTGGGAAAGTGATTGATGTAGTTGGCGACGGCCGGGTGCGAGTAGTCATTCGGGATTCTTTAACACCGGATATACCGGAGGTTCTTCCGGCACCTCCTCCATCCTCAGGTGGGAATAGCGGTGATGGGGACACTGGAGGCAGCACAGGCGGCAATAATAGCGGCGGTAATGGTGGAGACAGCGGTAATGCTGGTGGCGATAATCAAGGAGAAATCCAGGATCAGCTGGACCGTACGGATGTGGCTAATGCGAAGGAGGCACTCACTTTAGAGGGGCTAGCACAAGTAGTCAGCAACCTAAGCCTGCCAGCGAATGGGGCTAATGGAACAACGATTGTATGGTCATCTGACAAACCAAATATGATTTCGAGCTCTGGGATCATCAATAGACCTGCATTCGATCAGGCTAATGGTGTCGTTACGTTAACGGCGGTAATCACGAAGGGCATTGCGGCAGCTACTAAAATATTTACAGCAACAGTGCTTGCCAAGGAAGAAATGAAACTGAACGGATTGACTATAGGGGGATATGCAGCTAAAATCGATGCCCCTAGCCGGAACATTACGTTGCTTGTTCCGAATAGTACAAATTTAAACACGGTTCAAATGGATTATACGATAAGCGGAGAGAAATTAATGCTTGGTTCTTCCTCGTTAACGAGTGGGCAAGCTGTAAGGCTCGAAGAGACGCAGCAGCTAACCGTGATCGGTGAAGCTTCAGAGACTGTAATCTATACGCTAACCATTCGCAAAGTTGACAAGCTGATCAACACAGGCCTTCCGACGATTGTTATAGAGACAGCAGCGCCTGTAGTAGACAAAGAGAATAAGATTAATGGCACAATGCTCATTCAAGACGGCAGCAGCGATCCCTATGGAACTGGCTTATTTATCGGGGATATTACGATGAAAGGAAGAGGAAACTTTACGTGGGGGCAGCCTAAGAAGCCGTATGCTATCGAATTATTGAAGGACGCGCAGCTATTGGATTTGCCCAAAGACGATGAATGGGTATTATTAGCCAATTATGCAGATAAATCGTTGATGCGCAACTTTATCGCTTTTGAATTTGCACGATTGCTTGGTATGGATTATAGTCCCAGGGCTCGATTTGTAGATGTTTATATCAACGGCATCTATCAGGGGAATTACAATCTGACGGAGAAAATAAAAATATCCAACGATAGAGTAGCCATTAACAAGATTGAAGAAACCGATGTCTCAGGTGATGCGTTAACCGGAGGATACTTGATAGAGAAGGATTATCGGGACAGACTGGATGCTGATGATGTATTTTTCGAAACGACGCTTGTAAATGGGGGCAATGTGTTTGCGATAAAGGGACCGAAGAAGAAAAAAATTCAACCTAAGCAAATTGCCTATATTCAGCAATATTTTCAAGAGGCGGAGAATGCTTTGTACGGAGCTAGCTTTACTGACCCGGTGGAAGGCTACGCCAAATATTTCGATGTGGATTCGATTATCGACTGGTATCTCGTTAACGAGTTGTACAAGAATATAGATGCTGCATTCGGTACGAGTGTATTTCTTCATAAGGATAAGAATGGCAAGCTGAAGATGGGACCTGTATGGGATTTCGATGTTGGTGCAGGTAATGTTGAGGATCGGGGCGGGGATAATCCGGTTGGTTATTATGTCAAAAATGGTCTGTGGCTGTCTCGATTTTTCGAGGATCCTGCATTTAGATTACGGCTTGCCGAGCGATGGAAAGAAGTGAGAAACAATCAAATGGTGCAATTATTTTCACTGATCGAGGAAACGGGTGCAGCATTAGAGCGATCACAGCAGGAAAACTTCAAGAAGTGGGACATACTCGGCAAATATTTTTACCCCAACCCACCGGGGTGGCAGCAACGAATAACCTATCAGTCTGAGGTAGACTACTTTACGAACTGGCTGGAGGCACGTGCGAATTGGTTTGATCAGGAGTTTGTTCAAATATAG